The following coding sequences are from one Arthrobacter sp. PvP023 window:
- a CDS encoding putative hydro-lyase, translating into MNQATALMAPSDARLKFRNGLVTPTSGWSDGYTQANLIAVAAGYADEFIEFCRLNPKACPVVDIIPAGRYESVLAAGSDIRSDIPAYRVWVDGELADEVSDVTSVWREDMVGVLIGCSFTFEAALASEGIPLRHTETGRNVPMYRTNIECTPAGRIHGPMVVSMRPMLPGLVDTAIRVTAEVPKVHGSPVHVGSPGDLGIADINRPDFGDAVEIRPGEVPVFWACGVTPQSAVMASRPSFAISHAPGHMFITDVPESNYREPAGVSL; encoded by the coding sequence ATGAATCAGGCCACCGCCCTCATGGCGCCCTCCGATGCACGGCTGAAATTCCGCAACGGCCTGGTCACCCCCACCTCCGGATGGAGCGACGGCTATACCCAGGCGAACCTGATTGCAGTGGCGGCCGGCTACGCCGATGAATTCATTGAATTCTGCCGCCTCAATCCCAAGGCCTGCCCCGTCGTCGACATCATCCCGGCGGGACGTTACGAAAGCGTCCTCGCCGCGGGATCGGACATCCGCAGCGACATCCCCGCCTACCGCGTATGGGTGGATGGCGAACTTGCCGACGAAGTCTCCGATGTCACATCGGTCTGGCGTGAGGACATGGTGGGCGTCCTCATCGGCTGCAGCTTCACCTTTGAAGCTGCGCTGGCCAGCGAGGGCATCCCGTTGCGGCACACCGAAACCGGCCGCAACGTGCCCATGTACCGCACGAACATCGAGTGCACCCCTGCCGGACGCATCCACGGTCCGATGGTGGTCTCCATGCGTCCCATGCTGCCGGGGCTGGTGGACACGGCCATCCGGGTCACGGCCGAAGTGCCGAAGGTCCACGGCAGCCCGGTCCACGTCGGGTCACCCGGAGACCTCGGCATCGCGGACATCAACCGCCCCGACTTCGGAGACGCGGTGGAGATCCGGCCAGGGGAAGTGCCGGTCTTCTGGGCCTGCGGGGTGACCCCGCAAAGCGCCGTGATGGCATCCAGGCCCTCGTTTGCCATCAGCCACGCCCCCGGGCACATGTTCATCACGGATGTTCCCGAGAGCAACTACCGGGAACCGGCAGGAGTGTCATTGTGA
- a CDS encoding MOSC domain-containing protein: protein MTASYRYNVEVLHLLVSPAHAYFGRAREGAADVPTTDADQVEMVAGKGIVGDRFFGKAAHMDAAVTLFAVEALESIAAELGAAPFDPLLTRRNVALRGAHLAPLLGGEFALESRGDVVRLKAGRPAHPCAWMDQMLAPGAHKAMRGRGGVRCQVVSGGILHRGPAVLVSPVPLDTESAGTPTLLRASRLP from the coding sequence ATGACGGCAAGCTACAGGTATAACGTTGAGGTCCTGCATCTTCTGGTGTCGCCGGCGCATGCCTACTTTGGCCGGGCACGCGAGGGGGCGGCGGACGTGCCCACCACCGACGCAGACCAGGTGGAGATGGTAGCCGGCAAGGGCATCGTGGGTGACAGGTTCTTCGGCAAGGCCGCCCACATGGATGCTGCCGTCACGCTTTTTGCCGTTGAGGCACTCGAGTCCATCGCCGCGGAGCTGGGGGCGGCACCGTTTGACCCGCTGCTGACGCGGCGCAACGTCGCCCTCAGGGGCGCCCATCTGGCTCCGCTGCTGGGCGGGGAGTTTGCGCTGGAATCGCGCGGGGATGTGGTTCGGCTGAAGGCCGGGCGGCCCGCCCACCCCTGCGCTTGGATGGACCAGATGCTCGCACCCGGCGCGCACAAGGCCATGCGCGGGCGGGGCGGCGTGCGCTGCCAGGTGGTTTCAGGCGGCATCCTGCACCGCGGCCCGGCAGTGCTGGTCAGCCCCGTTCCCCTCGACACCGAAAGTGCCGGCACGCCCACGCTGCTGCGGGCGTCCCGGCTGCCGTAG
- a CDS encoding alkaline phosphatase family protein, producing MSRSTPPRPTPGRRQFLQLAAAGGAAVVLSAAPGTAWAAPAAGRTRCYVLVVDGCRPDEITPALTPRLAGLRAAGTNFPAARSLPVMETIPNHVMMMTGVRPDRSGVPANAIYDRAEGVVRDLDRSTDLHFATLLDRLQERGLTTGSVLSKKYLYGIVGTRASYRWEPQPLLPVTGHAPDAATMDALLAMVGGPDPDFVFTNLGDIDRVGHSDLSGTTLRAAREAALADTDVQVGRFIDHLKGTGRWESSVVMVLADHSMDWSIPTNVVSVDLILQGRPELQSNVKIAQNGGADLLYWTGSETDRTAGMAAVEQLVSAHEGVLSVHKPADLRLGVEAGDLVAYCRAGWRFSDPYVASNPIPGNHGHPATEPIPFFISGGSPLVVPGTVSSEPARTADVAPTIGTIYGLKAPGGGYDGTSRAGSLRL from the coding sequence GTGAGCCGTTCAACACCCCCACGCCCGACGCCGGGACGCCGGCAGTTCCTGCAGCTCGCCGCTGCCGGCGGTGCCGCCGTCGTCCTTTCCGCCGCGCCAGGAACGGCGTGGGCCGCACCGGCTGCGGGACGGACCCGGTGCTACGTGCTCGTGGTGGACGGCTGCCGCCCGGACGAGATCACCCCCGCGCTGACTCCCAGGCTGGCTGGCCTGCGCGCGGCCGGAACGAATTTCCCGGCGGCCCGGTCCCTGCCTGTCATGGAGACCATTCCCAACCACGTGATGATGATGACCGGGGTCCGGCCGGATCGTTCAGGCGTTCCGGCCAACGCAATCTACGACAGGGCCGAGGGTGTGGTCCGCGACCTCGACCGGTCCACGGACCTGCACTTCGCGACCCTCCTGGACCGCTTGCAGGAGCGCGGGCTCACCACCGGCTCGGTGCTCAGCAAGAAGTACCTTTACGGCATCGTCGGCACCCGCGCCAGCTACCGCTGGGAACCGCAGCCGCTGCTGCCGGTCACCGGTCACGCGCCCGATGCCGCCACGATGGACGCGCTGCTCGCGATGGTGGGCGGGCCGGACCCGGACTTCGTGTTCACGAACCTCGGCGACATTGACCGCGTGGGCCACTCCGACCTTTCCGGCACCACGCTGCGCGCTGCACGGGAAGCCGCCCTCGCGGACACTGACGTGCAGGTGGGGCGTTTCATCGACCACCTCAAAGGCACGGGCAGGTGGGAATCCAGCGTGGTGATGGTGCTCGCCGACCACTCCATGGACTGGTCCATCCCCACGAACGTGGTTTCAGTCGACCTGATCCTGCAGGGCCGCCCGGAGCTGCAATCCAACGTCAAAATCGCCCAGAACGGCGGGGCGGACCTGCTCTACTGGACCGGCTCCGAAACCGACCGGACCGCGGGCATGGCTGCCGTCGAACAGCTGGTCAGTGCCCATGAGGGCGTGCTGTCCGTCCACAAGCCGGCGGACCTTCGTCTGGGGGTCGAGGCCGGCGACCTCGTGGCGTACTGCCGCGCCGGCTGGCGTTTCTCCGACCCGTATGTAGCTTCCAACCCCATCCCGGGAAACCACGGGCATCCTGCCACCGAGCCCATTCCCTTCTTCATCTCGGGCGGGAGCCCGCTGGTGGTCCCGGGAACGGTGTCATCGGAGCCGGCGCGGACAGCTGACGTCGCACCGACGATCGGCACCATTTACGGCCTCAAGGCCCCCGGCGGAGGATACGACGGAACGTCGCGGGCCGGATCATTGCGGCTGTGA
- a CDS encoding alkaline phosphatase — protein MNNFTRRQVLRSAVVVAAAGAAGTALTGTAGVPANAAGAGAFGHGVASGDPMPDSVLLWTRVTPSPDALPGSGLGPDVSVGWEVAADAGFKKIVARGTANTGASRDHTVKVIAGRLAPGTSYWYRFTLGSAVSPAGRTRTAPAAGAPVDRLKFGVVSCANWQAGYFSSYRHLAGRGDLDAVLHLGDYLYEYGPGEYQARDVVVRPHEPAHEMTQLAHYRRRHAQYKTDTDLQALHAAAPFIVTWDDHESANDAWKGGAENHTEGAEGAWSARFSAAHQAYAEWMPVRYEPGGQIYRRLDFGSLASLSMLDLRSYRDRQAANGTDAAVSDPARTITGAAQMDWLLGNLKSAGPQWKLVGNPVMIAPVRVPSTLSTAELAGVQKLMGGTSISGAPYNVDQWDGYEADRNRVVRHLRDNAVKDTVFLTGDIHSGWACDIPADPASYPATGDSVAAELVCTSVTSDNLDDILNVPPRTGSVAVENAIKAANPHVKYLDFDSHGYSVLDVTPAGVRMDWYVLAERTSASSGSALSTSFNVQANTGKVTPTQGGLP, from the coding sequence ATGAACAACTTTACTCGTCGTCAAGTACTGCGTTCTGCTGTGGTGGTGGCTGCGGCAGGAGCCGCAGGCACCGCGCTGACCGGCACCGCTGGCGTCCCTGCCAACGCAGCAGGCGCGGGAGCCTTCGGTCACGGTGTTGCCTCCGGTGACCCGATGCCTGACAGCGTGCTGCTCTGGACCCGGGTCACGCCGTCGCCCGATGCGCTACCCGGAAGCGGGTTGGGCCCGGACGTGTCCGTGGGCTGGGAGGTCGCGGCCGACGCCGGCTTCAAGAAGATCGTGGCCCGGGGTACGGCCAATACAGGCGCGTCCCGCGACCATACGGTCAAGGTCATCGCGGGCCGGCTCGCCCCCGGCACGAGCTACTGGTACCGCTTCACCCTTGGCTCGGCGGTGTCCCCGGCGGGACGCACCCGCACGGCGCCGGCTGCCGGCGCTCCAGTGGACCGGCTGAAGTTCGGCGTCGTGTCCTGCGCCAACTGGCAGGCGGGCTATTTCTCCTCCTACCGCCACCTTGCCGGCCGCGGGGATCTCGACGCCGTACTCCACCTCGGCGACTACCTCTACGAGTATGGGCCGGGCGAATACCAGGCGCGCGACGTGGTGGTCCGCCCCCACGAGCCTGCCCACGAGATGACCCAGCTGGCCCACTACCGTCGCCGCCACGCGCAGTACAAGACCGACACCGACCTGCAGGCCTTGCACGCTGCCGCACCTTTTATCGTCACCTGGGACGACCACGAATCGGCCAACGACGCCTGGAAGGGCGGCGCGGAGAACCACACTGAAGGCGCCGAAGGGGCCTGGAGCGCGCGGTTTTCGGCCGCGCACCAGGCCTACGCCGAATGGATGCCCGTGCGCTACGAACCGGGCGGACAGATTTACCGGCGGCTCGACTTCGGTTCGTTGGCCAGCCTGTCCATGCTGGACCTGCGTAGCTACCGGGACCGGCAGGCCGCCAACGGAACAGACGCTGCGGTCAGCGACCCCGCCCGCACCATCACCGGCGCCGCCCAGATGGACTGGCTTCTTGGCAACCTGAAATCCGCCGGCCCGCAGTGGAAGCTCGTGGGCAACCCGGTCATGATCGCACCCGTCCGGGTTCCTTCCACCCTGAGTACGGCCGAATTGGCCGGTGTGCAAAAGCTGATGGGCGGGACGAGCATCAGCGGCGCGCCCTACAACGTGGACCAGTGGGACGGCTACGAGGCGGACCGCAACCGCGTGGTCCGCCACCTGCGGGATAACGCCGTCAAGGACACTGTGTTCCTCACCGGCGATATCCACTCCGGCTGGGCCTGCGACATCCCCGCGGATCCGGCCAGCTACCCGGCCACCGGCGATTCCGTGGCCGCGGAACTGGTCTGCACGTCCGTCACGAGCGACAACCTCGATGACATCCTCAACGTCCCGCCCCGGACCGGATCCGTCGCCGTCGAGAACGCCATCAAGGCGGCCAACCCGCACGTGAAATACCTCGATTTCGACTCGCACGGCTATTCAGTCCTGGACGTAACGCCTGCAGGAGTCCGGATGGACTGGTACGTCCTGGCCGAACGCACCTCGGCCAGCTCAGGATCCGCACTGTCCACATCGTTCAACGTTCAAGCCAACACCGGCAAAGTCACGCCAACCCAGGGAGGACTCCCGTGA
- a CDS encoding Na+/H+ antiporter: MEIALGLLVLVAVVCAGSALGRKLNVSVPLLLVLAGVAGSFLPFVPRIELNPELVLVGLLPPLLYAAALRTSLFDFGSNRRAIGLLSVGYVIFGTLSVGFVVWWLFPEIPLAAAIALGAVVAPPDAVAATAIARKVGMPRRIVTILEGESLVNDATALVCLRAAIAAIAGSVSAAGIAGGFLLAAGGGLVVGLAAAYVLTELRKRIRNVPINTSTSLIAPFVAYLPAEAIHASGVLAVVVTGLVMGTKAPSMPNGAARLSQRSNWNTVQFLLENSVFLLIGLQVRTIIEGVQDDSLGAGRIWAGCAVILLAVLLLRPVWVFPATYLPRLIPAVRRNDPAPPWQFAAIVSWAGMRGVVTLAAVLVLPAELEHRPVLILAAMVVVGGTLTLQGFTLPALVRLLRVQGPDQREDALNQASLMQLATAAGVQRLQELRSDDDPPEVVAMLKRRTQERGLAAWERLGRPTSEAATPSQRYAQLRLAMLEAERAKVLELRRGGEYAHEVLSEVLDRLDVEESMLDLSLDELDAPGEGGGEGIARPGGVCGHLESAPDPEVPRGPFCADCRREGTTTVHLRMCLACGNVGCCDSSPGTHASRHFEATGHPVMRSIEPGEDWRWCYEDDLLG; this comes from the coding sequence ATGGAGATCGCCCTGGGACTGCTGGTTCTCGTGGCCGTTGTTTGCGCCGGCAGCGCACTGGGCCGGAAACTCAACGTGTCCGTACCCCTGCTGCTGGTGCTGGCCGGCGTCGCGGGTTCTTTCCTCCCCTTCGTCCCGCGCATTGAACTGAATCCGGAACTTGTCCTCGTCGGGCTGTTGCCGCCGCTGCTGTACGCGGCCGCGTTGCGGACCTCGCTGTTCGACTTCGGTTCCAACCGGCGCGCCATCGGATTGCTTTCGGTGGGCTACGTCATTTTCGGAACCCTCAGCGTGGGCTTTGTGGTCTGGTGGCTGTTCCCGGAGATCCCGCTGGCCGCCGCGATCGCCCTCGGCGCCGTCGTCGCCCCGCCTGACGCCGTGGCCGCGACCGCCATCGCCCGGAAAGTGGGGATGCCGCGCCGGATTGTCACCATCCTCGAAGGCGAATCCCTGGTCAACGATGCCACCGCGCTGGTCTGCCTCCGCGCCGCCATCGCGGCGATTGCCGGGTCCGTGTCCGCGGCCGGGATCGCGGGCGGTTTCCTGCTCGCGGCCGGCGGCGGGCTGGTAGTGGGCCTCGCCGCCGCTTACGTGCTGACCGAGCTCCGCAAGCGGATCCGGAACGTCCCGATCAACACCTCGACGTCGTTGATAGCCCCGTTCGTCGCCTACCTCCCGGCCGAGGCGATCCACGCTTCCGGGGTGCTCGCCGTCGTCGTCACCGGGCTCGTGATGGGCACCAAGGCGCCGTCCATGCCCAACGGCGCCGCCCGGCTGAGCCAGCGCAGCAACTGGAACACGGTGCAGTTCCTGCTGGAAAACTCCGTGTTCCTGCTGATCGGGCTGCAGGTCCGGACCATCATCGAGGGCGTCCAGGATGATTCGCTGGGCGCCGGCCGGATCTGGGCCGGCTGCGCCGTGATCCTGCTGGCGGTCCTGCTGTTGCGGCCGGTGTGGGTCTTCCCCGCCACCTACCTGCCCCGGCTGATCCCGGCCGTGCGGCGAAACGATCCGGCGCCGCCGTGGCAGTTCGCCGCGATCGTGTCCTGGGCGGGGATGCGCGGGGTGGTAACGCTGGCCGCGGTGCTGGTGCTGCCCGCGGAACTGGAACACCGACCGGTGCTGATCCTGGCCGCGATGGTGGTGGTGGGCGGGACCCTCACGCTACAGGGGTTCACCCTGCCTGCGCTGGTTCGGCTGCTCCGGGTGCAGGGTCCGGACCAGCGGGAGGACGCCTTGAACCAGGCCTCCCTGATGCAGCTGGCCACCGCCGCCGGCGTGCAACGGCTGCAGGAACTGCGCAGCGACGATGACCCGCCGGAGGTAGTGGCCATGCTGAAACGGCGGACCCAGGAACGCGGACTGGCGGCCTGGGAGCGGCTCGGCCGGCCGACGTCGGAGGCCGCGACACCGAGCCAGCGCTACGCCCAGCTGCGGCTGGCCATGCTGGAAGCGGAACGGGCCAAGGTACTGGAGCTGCGGCGCGGCGGCGAGTACGCGCACGAAGTACTCAGCGAGGTCCTGGACCGCCTGGACGTTGAGGAATCGATGCTCGACCTTTCATTGGATGAGCTGGACGCTCCCGGCGAGGGCGGAGGGGAGGGCATCGCGAGGCCGGGCGGGGTGTGCGGCCATCTGGAGTCCGCGCCGGACCCGGAGGTCCCGCGCGGGCCTTTCTGCGCGGACTGCCGCCGGGAAGGGACGACGACGGTGCACCTCAGGATGTGCCTGGCCTGCGGAAACGTGGGGTGCTGCGACTCCTCCCCCGGAACGCATGCGTCCAGGCACTTCGAGGCCACCGGCCACCCGGTGATGCGAAGCATCGAGCCGGGTGAAGACTGGCGCTGGTGCTACGAGGACGACCTGCTGGGGTGA
- a CDS encoding TfoX/Sxy family protein yields the protein MEMAKATEADKEQFRALMAGLPGIEIKPMFGNLGAFVNGNMFAGLYGSTLGLKLADADRDELMTSRETLPFISAERPMGGYAGLPVEGPPEEIEPWLARALVHVAALPPKAPKSSKPKK from the coding sequence ATGGAAATGGCCAAAGCCACTGAGGCTGACAAAGAGCAGTTCAGGGCACTGATGGCAGGGCTGCCGGGTATCGAGATCAAGCCGATGTTCGGAAACCTCGGCGCCTTCGTCAACGGAAACATGTTCGCGGGGCTTTACGGCTCCACCCTGGGACTGAAGCTCGCGGATGCTGACCGCGACGAGCTGATGACGAGCCGGGAAACCCTGCCATTCATCTCGGCCGAACGGCCCATGGGCGGCTATGCGGGGCTGCCGGTCGAGGGCCCGCCGGAAGAGATCGAGCCGTGGCTGGCCCGGGCGCTGGTGCACGTCGCCGCACTGCCGCCGAAGGCGCCCAAGAGTTCCAAGCCAAAAAAGTGA
- a CDS encoding NUDIX domain-containing protein, translating to MTIRSAGILLYRGDPAAQLEVWIAHMGGPFWARKDEHAWSVPKGEYAEDEDALTAARREFAEEMGTPAPPADYIELGSFRQPSGKVITVFAAEWDFQPERIESNTFPLEWPRGSGVIRHYPEIDDARWFNEPEARTKLVKGQLPILDALVQRLRDSAS from the coding sequence ATGACTATTCGAAGCGCAGGGATTTTGCTGTACCGGGGGGATCCCGCGGCTCAACTGGAGGTGTGGATAGCCCATATGGGCGGACCTTTCTGGGCCCGCAAGGACGAACACGCGTGGTCCGTCCCGAAGGGTGAATACGCTGAGGATGAGGATGCCCTGACGGCCGCCCGGCGCGAGTTCGCAGAGGAAATGGGCACCCCGGCACCGCCGGCTGACTACATCGAGCTAGGTTCCTTCCGGCAGCCGTCCGGCAAGGTCATCACCGTGTTCGCAGCCGAGTGGGACTTCCAGCCCGAACGTATTGAGAGCAACACTTTCCCGCTGGAATGGCCTAGGGGCTCCGGCGTCATCAGGCATTATCCCGAGATCGACGACGCCCGCTGGTTCAATGAGCCGGAGGCGCGCACCAAGCTCGTGAAAGGCCAGCTTCCCATCCTTGACGCCCTCGTTCAGCGTCTCCGGGACAGCGCTTCCTGA
- a CDS encoding oxygenase MpaB family protein: protein MVRGLADMGAEGVLLAGAGRAILLQIANPAVGHGVAEHSNFAERPLDRLRATLTYVYAVVYGTEEQVAAVRRRVNRAHGPVRRKPDAGSAGYNAFDAQSQLWVVATLYDTAVTVYERIYGALDDDAADLMYRDYARLGTALQLPAELWPADREAFGSYWKTSLEGLEADDVTSHVARSLLYPEDPLLWQRLAMPLARFITAGLLPDKLRRGFGLPWSERHGRWFDRTMRWSAMVYPRLPQRVRHWPKNYCLGRLSPA from the coding sequence ATGGTGCGTGGACTTGCCGACATGGGAGCAGAAGGCGTTCTGCTGGCCGGGGCAGGGCGGGCAATTCTGCTGCAGATCGCGAACCCGGCGGTGGGTCACGGCGTCGCCGAGCACAGCAACTTTGCCGAGCGTCCGCTGGACCGTCTTCGCGCCACCCTCACCTATGTATATGCCGTTGTCTACGGCACCGAGGAGCAGGTGGCGGCGGTGCGTCGCCGCGTTAACCGTGCCCACGGCCCCGTCCGCCGCAAACCCGATGCCGGTTCCGCCGGCTACAACGCCTTCGACGCGCAGTCCCAGCTCTGGGTGGTGGCAACCCTGTACGACACCGCCGTCACTGTTTACGAAAGAATCTACGGAGCGCTGGACGACGACGCCGCAGACCTCATGTACCGGGACTACGCGAGACTCGGCACCGCCCTCCAGCTTCCCGCGGAACTGTGGCCGGCGGACCGCGAGGCGTTCGGAAGCTACTGGAAGACCTCGCTGGAGGGGTTGGAGGCCGACGACGTCACGTCTCACGTGGCGCGCAGCCTGCTCTATCCGGAGGACCCCCTGCTGTGGCAGCGCCTTGCCATGCCGCTGGCCCGCTTCATCACCGCAGGCCTCCTGCCGGACAAGCTCCGGCGGGGCTTCGGACTGCCGTGGAGTGAGCGTCACGGCCGCTGGTTCGACCGCACCATGCGGTGGTCCGCCATGGTCTATCCGCGGCTGCCGCAGCGGGTCCGCCACTGGCCCAAGAACTACTGCCTGGGCCGGCTCAGCCCGGCCTAG
- a CDS encoding DUF817 domain-containing protein — MRSFTSVELLIDQRAHQFLDKGPAGGARSRLTEFVVFGLKQGWACIFGAALLAVLLAARLWYPDNAALARNDFLTLAAVVIQILMVATRLETVRELRVIVLFHIVGTVMELFKTDVGSWSYEADGFLRIGAVPLFSGFMYAAVGSYMVRVYRLFDLRFGRYPRRWITAVIAAAVYVNFFTHHYIWDARWVLLAAVVIVFGRCVMHFRVFRRTFRMPLVLAFLLVALFIWIAENIATWSGAWLYPNQVDGWHMVSPDKLVSWFLLMIISVVLVAWVYKPQPPEAPEDASGEIPLHVVPDGGVARPSS, encoded by the coding sequence GTGCGGAGTTTCACATCCGTAGAGCTCTTGATCGATCAGCGTGCCCACCAATTCCTGGATAAAGGGCCAGCCGGTGGCGCCCGCTCCAGGCTCACCGAGTTCGTGGTCTTCGGCCTCAAGCAGGGGTGGGCATGCATCTTTGGTGCCGCGCTCCTCGCCGTGCTCCTGGCGGCACGCCTGTGGTATCCGGACAATGCCGCTTTGGCCAGGAACGACTTCCTGACCCTCGCCGCCGTCGTCATCCAGATCCTCATGGTGGCCACACGGCTGGAAACTGTCCGCGAGCTGAGGGTTATCGTCCTGTTCCACATCGTGGGGACCGTGATGGAGCTGTTCAAGACCGACGTCGGCTCGTGGTCCTATGAGGCCGACGGTTTCCTGCGCATCGGTGCGGTGCCGCTCTTCAGCGGCTTTATGTACGCGGCGGTCGGCTCCTATATGGTGCGCGTCTACCGGCTCTTCGACCTGCGCTTCGGCCGGTACCCGCGGCGGTGGATCACCGCGGTCATTGCCGCGGCCGTCTACGTGAACTTCTTTACCCACCACTACATCTGGGATGCCCGCTGGGTGCTGCTGGCCGCCGTCGTGATCGTCTTTGGGCGGTGCGTCATGCACTTCCGTGTCTTCCGCCGGACCTTCCGGATGCCGTTGGTCCTGGCGTTCCTGCTGGTGGCGCTGTTCATCTGGATTGCGGAGAACATCGCCACCTGGTCGGGGGCCTGGCTCTACCCCAACCAGGTGGACGGCTGGCACATGGTCTCGCCCGACAAGCTGGTTTCGTGGTTCCTGCTGATGATCATCTCAGTGGTGCTGGTGGCCTGGGTCTACAAGCCACAGCCGCCGGAGGCGCCGGAGGATGCCAGCGGTGAAATCCCTTTGCATGTCGTTCCGGATGGAGGGGTCGCACGACCCTCATCATGA
- a CDS encoding GlsB/YeaQ/YmgE family stress response membrane protein has translation MGILGFLLLGLIAGAIAKAILPGRQGGGWVVTMVLGVVGAILGGWIGSLVFGGGLAEFFDLRTWLLAILGAVIVLGIYGAVTRRSRA, from the coding sequence ATGGGAATTCTCGGATTTCTCCTGCTCGGCTTGATCGCGGGAGCTATCGCAAAGGCCATACTTCCCGGCAGGCAGGGCGGCGGCTGGGTAGTCACGATGGTTCTGGGTGTGGTCGGCGCCATCCTTGGCGGATGGATCGGTTCGCTGGTCTTCGGCGGCGGCCTCGCTGAGTTCTTCGATCTCAGGACCTGGCTGCTGGCTATTCTGGGCGCCGTGATTGTGCTGGGCATCTACGGCGCCGTGACGCGCCGAAGCAGGGCCTGA
- a CDS encoding NYN domain-containing protein yields the protein MKESPSPARRPGIRAAMFVDFDNVYTGLLALDPLAAKRFAEDPKHWADALSAGGSAESSRRFLIRNCYLNPVVYSKYRTYWTRAGFRVIDCPSLTQRGKSSTDINLVLDAMDALSGSAGIDEFFIASADADFTSLIQRFRAADKMTTVIAAGAVAFAYREMADSVVESHDFVAILNGTTGEPIHAVASVQPLQAQAAAKAKPTAKSKTVSAAVREVCDFVRAAPGPVVGAMVAHRALTADPSLKTDWGGYGKFGTWVAQIGNGVEYSPSRGGWVWDTHRFSSDDLPADADVEPGIEERVTRVTDVPALSEAQFRQLFQALASRLREQPVNRNELSRLVRDDCVTAGQPVSRGAVNFVVQGLGYVNYQLNENATAEGLAAAWTENVEELCRVALMEFDDGEKAALRRWASGGYLDA from the coding sequence ATGAAAGAGTCGCCGTCCCCCGCCCGACGGCCCGGAATCCGGGCGGCCATGTTTGTCGACTTCGACAACGTATATACGGGGTTACTGGCCCTCGATCCGCTCGCGGCCAAGCGTTTCGCCGAGGATCCCAAACACTGGGCGGATGCCTTGTCCGCCGGCGGCTCCGCCGAAAGTTCCCGCCGCTTCCTGATCAGAAACTGTTACCTGAACCCGGTGGTGTACTCGAAGTACCGGACGTACTGGACCCGTGCCGGTTTCCGGGTGATCGACTGCCCGTCGCTGACGCAGCGCGGGAAGTCCAGTACCGACATCAACCTGGTGCTGGATGCGATGGACGCGCTGTCCGGCAGCGCAGGCATTGACGAGTTCTTCATCGCCTCGGCAGATGCTGATTTCACGTCCCTCATCCAGCGCTTTCGGGCGGCGGACAAGATGACCACGGTCATCGCCGCCGGCGCCGTGGCCTTCGCCTACCGCGAGATGGCGGACAGCGTGGTGGAGTCCCACGACTTCGTGGCGATCCTGAACGGCACCACCGGGGAGCCAATCCACGCTGTGGCCTCTGTCCAGCCGCTGCAGGCACAGGCGGCGGCGAAGGCAAAACCCACGGCAAAATCGAAGACCGTTTCCGCCGCGGTCCGGGAGGTCTGCGATTTCGTCCGGGCTGCCCCGGGTCCTGTTGTCGGAGCCATGGTGGCCCACCGTGCACTCACGGCGGACCCATCCCTGAAAACAGACTGGGGCGGGTACGGAAAATTCGGGACGTGGGTGGCCCAGATCGGCAACGGTGTTGAATACTCCCCCTCACGGGGCGGCTGGGTCTGGGACACCCACAGGTTTTCCAGTGACGACCTGCCTGCGGATGCCGACGTCGAGCCCGGCATCGAGGAACGGGTCACCAGGGTGACGGACGTGCCCGCACTCTCCGAGGCGCAGTTCCGGCAGCTATTCCAGGCGTTGGCGTCACGGCTTCGCGAACAGCCGGTCAACCGCAACGAACTGTCGCGGCTCGTCCGGGATGACTGCGTCACCGCCGGCCAGCCGGTGTCCCGCGGTGCGGTGAACTTTGTGGTTCAGGGTCTGGGTTACGTCAATTACCAGCTCAATGAAAATGCGACGGCGGAGGGGCTTGCGGCTGCTTGGACCGAAAACGTGGAAGAGCTCTGCCGTGTGGCGCTGATGGAGTTCGACGACGGCGAGAAGGCGGCGCTGCGCCGCTGGGCCAGCGGCGGCTACCTGGACGCCTAG